The sequence TATCGCCCGCTTGAGTCCTCTCATGCGTACCCTCCAAAATCGGTGTGCAGGGCCATTCTTTACCCTCGCGATTTTCATTTGTCCCCCGCGGCTACCGTTCGATGCCTACTCGCCATCCGCCAGATTATCGAGTGTACCGGACAGTTTTCGGGCCGAATCTGCTACAGCGTTCTTACACGATTCGTTTCGTTTTCGATAGAGATTCGCACGCATTCGGCGGCCGAAAGTACCGTTCACGGCTGTATTGGCCTGGGTGTGGCATCCCGCAAATATCTTGCCGAAGCCCGTCGAGTAAGAGTCTTAGTTGTTCAAGGCAGAATCAGCCGGGGAGCCGAGCAAAAAACCTTTCGCGACGCTCCGATCACATCGAGCGCAAACGGCCTAGAATGTCATCGGAAAACATTTCCGCCGGCATCACTTCCGGCCCCAGGAACGTCGTCGCCCCGATATCCGGCAGAGCGCTCTGCCCGCGCAGTTCGCGAACCTTGATTCGCCGATTGAGCGCCCGCTTACCGAACTCTGCATTCAGGATCGACAATGTCGACGCGGTCAGCCGCAGCCGCCGCATCCGTTCGCGGCGCTCCTCGGCATACGGCTGAAAAATCGACGACCGCCACTCGCGATTCTCGAGCATCAGATCGCGCACGATCCGCACATCGCGATACGTGATCGATAGCCCCTGCCCGATTATCGGATCGTTGTGGCCCGCCGCATCGCCGATCAGCACGACCCCGTCGGCGTATGGCGCGTCCGTCCAGCTATCCTCATTGCCGTACGAAAAGCATGGCCCCGCGGGCGTACCGCTCGCCAGGTACTGGCTGCCCGGCACCGTCGAGAGCCGAAACGCCTCGAGAAACCGCGCCTGGTTGTCTTCGCCGACGAAGCGGCGCTTGTCCTCCAGCCCGTAACAGATGTACAGCCGCACCCGACTCGCCGATTGTGGAAACGCGAGATAGTTGATGCTGCCTTCGGTGCCGAAAATTTGCAGGTCCTCCGGCCACCCGTTGGTGTCATCGACCAGCATCCCAGCCATCAGGTGATGCGTGGGATCGCGATGCTGCTCGATGCGCGCCTGCCCGCGCACGATCGAATTGCGGCCATCCGCGCCGATCACGATACGCGGCCGCAATCTATGCTCGCGTCCTTCGTGGCGGAATCGCACCTCCGGCGCGACACCCGGCGTGACTTCCACGTCCGCGACTCCTCGGATCAATTCGACGCCGCTCTTGATCGCCTCGGCGTTCAGGACGTCGCACATGTGCGGATGCCGCATGCAGAGCGGCGGCTTCAGTCCCGCTCCTTCGAACGCGCATAGATCGAGTGTTTGCGCCGCCGCCTGTATCGTGTCGATATCGTCGCCGAACGAAATGTGCCGCTTCAGATGATGACCACCGGCCGCGATCAGCGTGTCGTACAAGCCGAGGCGCTCGGTCTCCTTGACGCCCCACGGCGCGATCCACTCGCCGCGCACGTGATCGACGTGCTCCGTCGATTTCTCGAGAATCGTGATCGCAAAGCCCTCGCGCGCCAGCACCGCCGCCAATGCGCTGCCGCCGACTCCTCCGCCGATCACGACGATATCCGGATTGATCGTCTCTGCCATGTCGAGCAGCTTAGCCACGACGGTCAGGAAAACCCAAGATTCGTATTGACGGCGACAACGCGCACTCGATCTATAAAAATGTAGATGTCCGAAAATGGCGAGCTTCCGCGCCGCGTCGATCTTATAATCCTCGCATGATGCTCGAGCCCGACACCTGTTATCGTGCCGCCAAGGCGCACGACCCCCGCTTCGACGGCCGCTTTTTCATCGGCGTCTCGTCCACCGGCATCTACTGTCGTCCGATCTGCACCGTCAAAATGCCCAAGCGCGAGAACTGCACTTTTTTTCCGAGCGCCGCCGCCGCCGAATCCGAAGGTTACCGCCCCTGTCTGCGATGCCGCCCCGAGCTCGCCCCCGGCAACGCCAGCGTCGATTCCAGCCACCGCATCGCGCAGG comes from Candidatus Binatus sp. and encodes:
- a CDS encoding NAD(P)/FAD-dependent oxidoreductase, which translates into the protein MAKLLDMAETINPDIVVIGGGVGGSALAAVLAREGFAITILEKSTEHVDHVRGEWIAPWGVKETERLGLYDTLIAAGGHHLKRHISFGDDIDTIQAAAQTLDLCAFEGAGLKPPLCMRHPHMCDVLNAEAIKSGVELIRGVADVEVTPGVAPEVRFRHEGREHRLRPRIVIGADGRNSIVRGQARIEQHRDPTHHLMAGMLVDDTNGWPEDLQIFGTEGSINYLAFPQSASRVRLYICYGLEDKRRFVGEDNQARFLEAFRLSTVPGSQYLASGTPAGPCFSYGNEDSWTDAPYADGVVLIGDAAGHNDPIIGQGLSITYRDVRIVRDLMLENREWRSSIFQPYAEERRERMRRLRLTASTLSILNAEFGKRALNRRIKVRELRGQSALPDIGATTFLGPEVMPAEMFSDDILGRLRSM